The following coding sequences are from one Balneolales bacterium ANBcel1 window:
- a CDS encoding NAD(P)-dependent oxidoreductase, which yields MQVYLGDKLPDVAKKQLAGLGCDVIDRPDSGKADLDRGIGDAVVLVVRSTVVSSECIRNSPALTLIIRAGAGVNNIDQDAASKAGIFVSNCPGQNAIAVAELALGLMLSLDRRLPENVAEFRNGNWKKSEFSKADGLYGKKLGIIGTGQIGREVIARAGAFGMPVIAWSRSLTAEKAEALDVTFADSPGAVAAECDILSVHLALSDETRGLISADILASLKQGALFINTSRAEVVDGEALYRELESGRIRAGLDVFDEEPEQKSGPFSSRLQKLENVYVTHHIGASTQQAQIAVAMDAVETVRVYVQEGRVRNWLNKSGRNKTPCKLVVRHFDKPGVLANVMSELKAVGINAQELENVIFKGKETACCTIQLNNHPPEETLTAIRGRKDEVISALLLSN from the coding sequence ATGCAGGTATATCTGGGTGACAAACTGCCCGATGTGGCAAAGAAACAACTCGCGGGCCTGGGATGCGATGTGATCGACCGGCCGGATAGTGGCAAGGCAGACCTGGACCGTGGAATTGGCGATGCGGTTGTACTGGTCGTGCGATCTACGGTCGTATCCAGCGAGTGCATCCGAAACAGTCCGGCACTGACACTCATCATCCGGGCCGGAGCGGGAGTCAACAATATTGATCAGGACGCCGCCAGCAAGGCGGGTATTTTTGTATCCAACTGCCCGGGGCAAAACGCCATTGCCGTGGCGGAACTGGCACTTGGACTCATGCTGTCGCTTGACCGAAGACTCCCGGAAAACGTCGCCGAGTTCCGAAACGGAAACTGGAAAAAGTCGGAGTTCAGCAAGGCCGACGGCCTGTACGGGAAGAAGCTGGGGATCATCGGAACGGGACAAATTGGCAGAGAAGTGATTGCGCGTGCCGGGGCTTTCGGCATGCCGGTCATCGCCTGGTCGCGCTCCCTTACCGCAGAGAAAGCCGAAGCGCTGGATGTGACCTTCGCCGACAGTCCGGGAGCTGTTGCCGCAGAATGTGACATCCTGAGCGTGCACCTGGCTCTCAGCGACGAAACGCGCGGACTGATTTCTGCGGATATACTCGCAAGCCTGAAACAGGGAGCTCTCTTCATAAACACTTCCAGGGCTGAAGTTGTGGACGGCGAAGCCCTGTACCGCGAGCTGGAATCTGGTCGAATTCGCGCCGGCCTGGACGTATTTGATGAAGAGCCGGAACAAAAAAGCGGACCGTTCAGCAGCCGGTTGCAGAAGCTGGAGAATGTCTATGTAACCCATCACATCGGAGCAAGCACGCAACAGGCGCAAATTGCGGTGGCCATGGATGCCGTGGAAACCGTTCGTGTATACGTACAGGAAGGACGGGTCCGCAACTGGCTGAATAAAAGCGGCCGGAACAAGACTCCGTGCAAGCTGGTTGTGAGGCATTTCGACAAGCCGGGTGTGCTGGCCAATGTGATGAGTGAGCTCAAAGCGGTGGGCATCAATGCCCAGGAACTGGAGAACGTCATCTTCAAAGGCAAGGAAACCGCCTGTTGTACGATCCAGCTCAATAATCATCCCCCGGAAGAAACCCTTACGGCTATTCGAGGCCGAAAGGATGAAGTCATAAGCGCGCTTCTTCTGTCGAACTGA